In the genome of Longimicrobium sp., the window CCACCCGCGCCTTCCCGCTCTGGCGCACGACGTCGCCTGGTTCTGGATGCTGCAGCGGCACTACGGGCGCGCGCTGGAGATGTTCCGGGCGGTGCTGCGGCACGTGCCCCGCCCGCCGGAGCGGATGGTGGTGCTGGCCAACATCGCCCGCAGCGCCGCCGGGCTGGGCGACGCCGAGGGGTACGAGGCGGCGTGGAAGGAGGTGTGGCGCATCGTCGAGAACCGCGCCGACACCGAGCGCGTGGCCGAGGCCATGATCAGCCTGGCGCACGGGGCCTACTCGCTGCGCGAGGGCACGCGCATGGAGATGTCGGCCAGCCTGGCCCTGCGCGTCGCCACGCGCCGGCACGAGGCGCAGGAGCGGCTGGCGGCCGAAGACCTGCTGAACCGCGCCCGCAACCTCAAAGCCCGCCGCCGGCGGGGCGCCGCCCTGCCGCCCATCCCTCCCCCGGTGGAGCCGGAGCCCGGCGCCGAGCCGTCCAGCGCCGACCAGCTTCACGACGACCTGGTGGAGGCGCTGCTCGAGGTGCCGCTGCCGTGACGGCGCACCAACGGGCGGAGCGCTCGCGCCCTCCGCCCGTCGCGCGTGGCTCAGGTGCCCGAGCCCAGCGAGCCGCCGTAGCCAGTGGTGTCGGGGTGCGTTACCTCTGGTGGGGCGCTCTGCGCCGTAGACGAGTCGGGCGAGGGGGCCTGCACGTCCAGGCGCGCACGCTCCGGCGCGGTCACGCCGTCCGTGCGGCTGCACGCGGCGACGGCCACCAGCAGGGCCGCGGCGATCAGGAATGCCTTGGGGGTGCGAATCATGGGCTGCATCTCCTTGGGAGAAGTGGTGTGTCCGGGTGGGCGCGCCGCCCGCCCGCCTCCCAAGGTATCGAATCTCGTTTACTTCGTACACTTTATCGTTGGGCACGGGACGTGAACCTCGTGATACACGATGGCGGATCGGGTACGGGAACGCGGAGGTGAGGAATGGCTAGCGGGAGTGAAGGGATTCTTCATGCACACATGTCTCACGCGGTGGCCGCTTTGTCCACCCTTTGATTTCGGCTCCACGCGCGTAGGTTTGGGGGTGAACGCAGCCCATCACCCTCTCGCCCGTCCATCGATGCCCCTGCATCCCAATCGCCCGCTGGTGCTGGGACACCGGGGCGCCCCGTTCCAGGCGCCGGAGAACACCATGCGCGGCTTTCGCTTGGCGACGGCGCACGGGGCCGACGGTGTGGAGCTCGACGTTCAGCCGGCGGCGGACGGCACCCCCGTGGTCATCCACGACCTGTCGCTGGACCGCACCACCGACCGCACGGGTGCCGTCGCGGCGCTGTCCTGGCCGGCCATCGCCCAGGCGCGCGCGGGGGGCGAGCCGGTACCGCAGTTGGAGGAGGCGGCGGCCTGGGCGGCGGAGAGCGGGGCGTGGGTGAACGTCGAGATCAAGTCGCCGGGAGCGGAGGCGGCGTCCGTGGCGTCGATGGAGGCGGCGGGGGTGATGGAGCGGACGGTGTTCTCCTCCTTCGTCCCCGAGGTGATCGCGGAGCTGGGTCGCGTGGCGCCGCACGCCGTCCGCTACTTCCTCACGGAGCGCTGGGACGACGAGGTTCGGCGGACGGTCCACGATCTCGGCGCGCACGGCGTCTGTCCCCACCACTCCATCGCCACGCCGTCGCTGCTGACGGAGTTGCGGGAGGCCGGGCTGGGCGTGGTGGTGTGGACGGTGGACGATCCCGAACGCATCCGCGAGCTGGTGCGCGCAGGGGTGGATGCCGTGATTACGAACCGCCCGGAGCTGGGCGTCGCGGTCCTGCGGGAGGAACGCCGGAAGGAGGACTGAAAAAGCATCACGGTAGAGTAGACGCCAGGGCGAGGTTACAGCTTCGCCCTGGTCGCCCCTCTTCGAACCGGACGT includes:
- a CDS encoding glycerophosphodiester phosphodiesterase; this encodes MPLHPNRPLVLGHRGAPFQAPENTMRGFRLATAHGADGVELDVQPAADGTPVVIHDLSLDRTTDRTGAVAALSWPAIAQARAGGEPVPQLEEAAAWAAESGAWVNVEIKSPGAEAASVASMEAAGVMERTVFSSFVPEVIAELGRVAPHAVRYFLTERWDDEVRRTVHDLGAHGVCPHHSIATPSLLTELREAGLGVVVWTVDDPERIRELVRAGVDAVITNRPELGVAVLREERRKED